A genomic window from Aythya fuligula isolate bAytFul2 chromosome 15, bAytFul2.pri, whole genome shotgun sequence includes:
- the GRIFIN gene encoding grifin, whose translation MALRFEALYPEGMCPGWSVVVKGETSSSTSMFEINFLSYPGDQIAFHFNPRFASSRIVCNSFLANHWGREEVNSTFPFEAKEPFQVEIYSDHDYFHIFIDEHKILQYKHRQKQLSSITKLQILNDITISSVEITKRGLY comes from the exons ATGGCACTGCGG TTCGAGGCCCTGTACCCCGAGGGGATGTGTCCCGGCTGGAGCGTCGTGGTCAAGGGTGAAACCAGCTCCAGCACAAGCAT gtttgaaattaatttcctcAGTTATCCTGGAGACCAAATCGCTTTCCACTTTAACCCCCGCTTTGCCAGCTCCAGGATTGTCTGCAACTCCTTCCTGGCCAACCactgggggagggaagaggtTAACAGCACCTTCCCTTTCGAAGCAAAGGAGCCCTTCCAG GTGGAAATCTACTCCGACCACGACTACTTCCACATTTTCATTGATGAACACAAAATCTTGCAGTACAAGCATCGGCAAAAACAGCTCTCATCCATCACCAAGCTGCAGATTCTCAACGATATCACCATTTCTTCAGTGGAAATCACCAAACGAGGCCTTTACTAG
- the LOC116495285 gene encoding galanin receptor type 1-like: MNSSPPVPRAPPGLLQLWQEENQTQGGLWNGSQELGWEELEKMLFLFAKEPVTISLTAMYLVSFVVGFVGNIMSIRVLTRKRPSRASSLSATRSLLINLAVCDLMVVCVCMPITVGNLIYKAWVYGDFLCRAVPFIQAVSVSASVLSLTVISVNRYYSVHNPLNARSFFTQKRILSTILVVWLLSSGICMPLIFMNRRDEIGVVEGLPLVFSICREIWPQERLKQAYNFLLFCALYCLPVLFNMVICFLTVRRLWSRGSQLKESSALNRSLPASRLKIRKKVAQMVVALVLLFAISWLPVYLMDIWIDFNIPKSLQDVTPSPWILQLRPFAQWLGLNNSSLNPICYCFVGNLYRSAKEMKSKYHQRMVSLFNFSLSEGTTRSSVPELLSYQSSTQPARKGPSATGRRFRGGQGNKNKCGRLNSCQHPPLNTVSSENTSL, encoded by the coding sequence ATGAATTCCTCGCCCCCCGtcccccgggccccccccggcttgctgcagctctggcaggaGGAGAACCAGACCCAAGGCGGGCTGTGGAAcgggagccaggagctgggctgggaagagctggagaagaTGCTCTTCCTCTTCGCCAAGGAGCCCGTCACCATCAGCCTGACGGCCATGTACCTGGTGTCCTTCGTGGTGGGCTTCGTGGGCAACATCATGTCCATCAGGGTGCTCACTCGCAAGCGCCCGAGCCGGGCGTCCAGCCTGAGTGCCACCCGCAGCCTCCTCATCAACCTGGCCGTCTGCGACCTCATGGTGGTGTGCGTCTGCATGCCCATCACCGTGGGGAACCTCATCTACAAAGCCTGGGTGTACGGGGACTTCCTCTGCCGGGCTGTGCCCTTCATCCAGGCCGTTTCGGTCTCTGCCAGCGTCCTCAGCCTGACCGTCATCAGCGTGAACCGGTACTACAGCGTGCACAACCCGCTCAACGCCCGCTCTTTCTTCACCCAGAAGCGGATCCTCAGCACCATCCTGGTGGTGTGGCTGCTGTCCTCGGGGATCTGCATGCCGCTCATCTTCATGAACAGACGGGATGAGATCGGGGTGGTGGAGGGCCTGCCCCTGGTGTTCTCCATCTGCAGGGAGATCTGGCCTCAGGAGAGGCTCAAGCAAGCCTACaactttctgctcttctgtgctCTCTACTGCCTGCCGGTCCTGTTCAACATGGTCATCTGCTTCCTCACGGTGCGCCGGCTGTGGAGCCGTGGCAGCCAGCTGAAGGAGAGCAGCGCCCTGAACCGCTCTCTGCCAGCCTCCAGGCTGAAGATCCGGAAGAAGGTGGCCCAGATGGTGGTGGCCCTGGTCCTGCTCTTCGCCATCTCCTGGCTGCCCGTCTACCTGATGGACATCTGGATCGATTTCAACATCCCCAAGTCCCTGCAGGATGTGACTCCTTCTCCTTGGATCCTGCAGCTCAGGCCCTTTGCTCAGTGGCTTGGCCTCAACAATTCCAGCCTCAACCCTATATGCTATTGCTTTGTTGGGAACCTCTACAGGTCAGCCAAGGAGATGAAGAGCAAGTACCACCAAAGAATGGTTTCTCTCTTTAACTTCTCTCTGTCTGAGGGGACAACCCGTTCCTCGgtcccagagctgctctcttACCAGAGCTCCACGCAGCCTGCGAGGAAAGGACCCTCAGCTACGGGCAGGAGGTTtcggggagggcagggcaaTAAGAACAAGTGTGGGCGCTTGAATTCTTGCCAGCATCCACCCCTGAACACTGTCTCCAGCGAGAACACTTCCTTGTAA